A stretch of the Streptomyces sp. NBC_01571 genome encodes the following:
- a CDS encoding NADP-dependent oxidoreductase: MRAIITNRYGGPETLEFAETDDPKVSPDQVLVRVKAAGVNPVDWKIVAGYLDPIMYVHFPLVPGWDVAGVVEAVGLDTPEFSVGDEVFGYVRKDEVQHGTYAELVAAPVRTLARKPASLDWRQAAGVPLAGLMALQSLRRVGVSKGDTVLVHAAAGGVGSFAVQIAVAMGARVIGTASERNHDYLSSLGAEPVTYGDGHRLIDRVRQLAPEGVDAAVDNVGGDAVAASQDLLKDPSRLASIVDPGVTQRGGHHVWVRPDSADLAELAELADAGKLKVHIDRALPLAEAAEAFRLSQSGKTRGKLVLEVG; the protein is encoded by the coding sequence ATGCGAGCCATCATCACCAACCGCTACGGCGGTCCGGAAACGCTTGAATTCGCGGAGACCGATGACCCCAAGGTCAGCCCGGACCAGGTACTCGTCCGGGTGAAGGCCGCCGGCGTCAACCCTGTCGACTGGAAGATCGTCGCCGGGTACCTCGACCCGATCATGTACGTCCACTTCCCGCTCGTGCCCGGCTGGGACGTCGCAGGCGTCGTGGAGGCCGTCGGCCTGGACACCCCCGAGTTCTCGGTCGGCGACGAGGTCTTCGGCTACGTCCGCAAGGACGAGGTGCAGCACGGCACCTACGCGGAGCTCGTCGCCGCGCCGGTGCGCACCCTCGCGCGCAAGCCCGCCTCGCTGGACTGGCGGCAGGCGGCCGGCGTGCCTCTGGCGGGGCTGATGGCCTTGCAGTCACTGCGCCGGGTGGGCGTCAGCAAGGGCGACACGGTCCTGGTGCACGCGGCAGCCGGCGGTGTGGGGTCGTTCGCCGTGCAGATCGCCGTGGCCATGGGAGCCCGCGTGATCGGCACCGCCAGCGAGCGCAATCACGACTACCTGAGCTCCCTGGGCGCCGAACCGGTCACCTACGGGGACGGCCACCGCCTGATCGACCGGGTGCGGCAGCTCGCGCCGGAGGGCGTCGACGCCGCGGTGGACAACGTCGGCGGTGACGCGGTCGCCGCCTCCCAGGACCTGCTGAAGGACCCCAGCCGACTGGCCTCGATCGTCGACCCCGGCGTGACACAGCGGGGCGGCCACCACGTCTGGGTGCGGCCCGACAGCGCGGACCTCGCCGAACTCGCCGAACTCGCCGACGCGGGCAAGCTCAAGGTCCACATCGACCGTGCCCTGCCGCTGGCCGAGGCCGCTGAGGCGTTCCGCCTGAGTCAGAGCGGTAAGACTCGCGGCAAGCTGGTCCTCGAGGTCGGCTAG
- a CDS encoding inositol monophosphatase family protein — MTDSADLTLAHQLADQADEIARRHFRAPDLGAEDKGDGSPVTNADREIECVLRASIRTEHPGDAFVGEEFGAHGRSSRRWIIDAIDGTASFIAGDPEWSTLIAREEHGTVTMGMVSAPALGRRWWATPGTGAWMGPCPSDPSAPPHRLTLTAGGNAKDAAIGIWPPPPRLSKAERVAAARLAAGTATVLPALNWASADPTTPPPSKPSTGSGTCHGALLVATGKLDAFLLLGAGPWDIAAVIPIVEEAGGTFSDLSGQRRTDTGAALFARPGLHQQLLGLPKPPN; from the coding sequence ATGACGGACTCAGCAGACCTGACGCTGGCGCACCAACTGGCTGATCAGGCGGACGAGATCGCCCGGCGCCACTTCCGCGCACCCGACCTGGGTGCCGAGGACAAGGGCGACGGAAGTCCGGTCACCAACGCGGACCGCGAGATCGAATGCGTCCTGCGCGCGTCGATCCGTACGGAACATCCCGGCGACGCGTTCGTGGGCGAAGAGTTCGGCGCCCATGGGCGCAGCAGCCGCCGATGGATCATCGACGCCATTGACGGCACGGCGAGCTTCATTGCGGGCGATCCGGAATGGAGCACTCTCATCGCCCGGGAAGAACACGGCACCGTGACCATGGGCATGGTCTCCGCGCCCGCGCTCGGGCGCCGCTGGTGGGCAACGCCAGGCACCGGCGCCTGGATGGGCCCCTGCCCCTCCGATCCGTCAGCACCGCCGCATCGGCTGACGCTCACGGCAGGAGGAAACGCCAAGGATGCCGCCATCGGAATCTGGCCTCCACCACCGCGGCTAAGCAAAGCCGAACGCGTCGCCGCGGCCCGGCTGGCAGCAGGAACCGCAACCGTGCTCCCCGCACTCAACTGGGCATCTGCGGACCCCACCACGCCGCCACCCAGCAAGCCATCCACCGGATCCGGCACCTGCCATGGAGCCCTCCTGGTCGCGACAGGAAAACTCGACGCCTTCCTGCTGCTGGGCGCCGGCCCCTGGGACATTGCCGCAGTGATCCCCATCGTCGAGGAGGCCGGCGGCACCTTCAGCGACCTCTCCGGCCAGCGACGAACCGACACAGGCGCAGCTCTGTTCGCCCGACCCGGCCTCCACCAGCAGCTCCTGGGCCTGCCCAAACCCCCCAACTGA
- a CDS encoding YrhB domain-containing protein, translating to MAFFEPTDRRRMMEQDEALQVAVAFLARSQRDDEPPLAIGAERVRESDGLLIVPYNSVQYLASRNAREQLLGCRPILVDLERGDVRFGTLGERHLWKNPST from the coding sequence GTGGCCTTCTTCGAGCCGACGGACCGGAGACGGATGATGGAGCAGGACGAGGCCCTGCAGGTCGCGGTGGCGTTTCTCGCGCGCAGCCAGCGCGATGACGAGCCGCCTCTCGCCATCGGCGCAGAGCGGGTACGGGAGAGCGACGGGCTCCTGATCGTGCCCTACAACTCCGTGCAGTACCTCGCCTCTCGTAATGCGAGAGAGCAGCTGTTGGGCTGCCGGCCCATCCTCGTCGACCTTGAACGCGGAGACGTGCGATTCGGGACCCTGGGCGAGCGACATCTATGGAAGAACCCGAGCACCTGA
- a CDS encoding YdcF family protein, translating to MPEYPEYVAAAVFAVGGVVHAVLAPHRFSTAVLFCLAVTSAGLGEAARSAETHPTVVTVLAVAALLMTLALGLLLLVDSIVLVRRYGPQASLLATGAAGCALLAVLGFDAVVQTAGGEVAGALMVAVNAAAGYLSLLFLAFTVYVFVRGRSTPPPETTHVVVLGAGLNGDRPGPLLRRRLERALAVDDAGAPDADGVVFVVSGGQGDDEVRSEADAMADYLRARGVAADRIVREDRSVNTGQNLRFSAALMDRTASGHRATVVTSGFHVYRTALLARRAGVLVHVVGAPTSPAYWLSATLREFAAVLWLDRLPLIGLSLLLAVPVATAVFQR from the coding sequence GTGCCGGAGTACCCGGAGTACGTTGCTGCGGCGGTGTTCGCCGTGGGCGGCGTCGTCCATGCCGTGCTGGCGCCGCACCGGTTCTCCACCGCTGTCCTGTTCTGCCTCGCGGTGACGTCGGCCGGGCTCGGCGAGGCCGCCCGCAGTGCGGAGACTCACCCCACCGTCGTGACCGTGCTCGCCGTCGCCGCCCTGCTCATGACCCTCGCGCTGGGCCTGCTCCTGCTGGTCGACAGCATCGTCCTGGTCCGGCGCTACGGACCGCAGGCGTCCCTGCTGGCCACCGGCGCCGCCGGCTGCGCCCTGCTGGCGGTGCTCGGCTTCGACGCGGTCGTCCAGACTGCCGGGGGCGAGGTGGCGGGTGCCCTCATGGTGGCGGTGAACGCGGCCGCCGGATACCTCAGCCTGCTCTTCCTCGCCTTCACCGTCTACGTGTTCGTCCGGGGCCGCAGCACCCCGCCGCCGGAGACCACCCATGTCGTCGTCCTGGGCGCCGGGCTCAATGGCGACCGGCCCGGTCCGCTGCTGCGCCGCAGGCTGGAGCGGGCCCTCGCGGTCGACGACGCCGGCGCACCGGACGCAGACGGTGTGGTGTTCGTCGTCTCGGGCGGCCAGGGCGACGACGAGGTGCGCTCCGAGGCGGACGCCATGGCCGACTACCTGCGCGCACGCGGGGTGGCTGCCGACCGGATCGTGCGGGAGGACCGCTCCGTGAACACCGGGCAGAACCTCCGCTTCAGCGCGGCTCTCATGGACCGCACCGCTTCCGGGCACCGTGCCACGGTGGTCACCAGCGGCTTCCACGTCTACCGCACGGCCCTGCTGGCCCGTCGCGCCGGCGTCCTTGTCCACGTCGTGGGGGCGCCGACCTCTCCCGCGTACTGGCTCTCCGCGACCCTGCGTGAGTTCGCCGCCGTCCTGTGGTTGGACCGGCTGCCCCTGATCGGGCTCAGCCTGCTGCTGGCGGTGCCCGTGGCGACAGCGGTCTTCCAGCGCTGA
- a CDS encoding uridine kinase → MHATVRQLRDASTDVTGRPRVIAIDGRGGAGKTTLAERLRKVAPNSAIVHTDDVAWNHAYFDWGAVLVENILQPLHRGEAVDFRPDAWIAHDRPGSITIPADADFIWVEGTGIIREELAPWLDASVWMQGDLDEQERLLVVRDGDSPEQLEHVTNWLLEELPFMLREQPWARATMIVAGPPRIDHDPDTELVVAPPTSP, encoded by the coding sequence GTGCACGCCACCGTCCGGCAACTGCGCGATGCATCAACCGACGTCACCGGACGTCCGCGGGTGATCGCGATCGACGGCCGGGGCGGCGCAGGCAAGACGACCCTGGCCGAGCGGCTACGCAAGGTGGCGCCCAACTCCGCCATCGTGCACACCGACGATGTCGCCTGGAACCACGCCTATTTCGACTGGGGTGCCGTGCTCGTCGAGAACATCCTGCAACCCCTGCACCGGGGTGAGGCGGTGGATTTCCGCCCTGATGCCTGGATCGCCCACGACCGGCCCGGATCGATCACCATCCCCGCCGATGCCGACTTCATCTGGGTGGAGGGCACCGGCATCATCCGCGAGGAGCTTGCCCCGTGGTTGGACGCCTCGGTGTGGATGCAGGGTGACCTCGATGAGCAAGAGCGCTTGTTGGTCGTCCGCGACGGTGACTCCCCCGAGCAGCTGGAGCACGTGACGAACTGGCTGCTGGAGGAACTGCCGTTCATGTTGCGAGAACAGCCGTGGGCCCGAGCCACCATGATCGTCGCCGGCCCTCCGCGGATCGACCATGACCCGGACACCGAGTTGGTCGTCGCCCCGCCGACCAGCCCTTAG
- a CDS encoding IS3 family transposase: MNELYRLIRAEKANYPIVLLCRVLKVARSSYYAWHEGEAARCKRQAADDALAHEITVVHIASRHTYGVPRIHAELRRLGRRVNRKRIARVMRERDIRGVTRRRRRSLTRPDKKAMPAPDLIGRDFHAKRPGTKLVGDITYLSTAEGWLYLACWLDLATREVVGYAMADHHRAELVIDALDMAHGRGGLEPDCVIHSDRGSEYTSAQFRARIRELGLRQSCGRTGSCFDNAAAESFWALLKEEIGTRTWPDRATARAEVFSFIETFYNRRRLRKHRTFGYLTPAETRQRHQHTLAA, from the coding sequence GTGAATGAGTTGTACCGGTTGATCCGTGCGGAGAAGGCGAACTACCCGATCGTCCTGCTGTGCCGGGTGCTGAAGGTCGCCCGCTCCTCGTACTACGCCTGGCACGAGGGCGAGGCCGCCCGCTGCAAGCGCCAGGCGGCTGACGACGCGCTCGCGCACGAGATCACCGTGGTGCACATCGCTTCCCGGCACACCTACGGTGTCCCGCGCATCCACGCCGAACTGCGCCGCCTGGGCCGGCGGGTGAACCGCAAGCGCATCGCCCGCGTGATGCGTGAGCGCGACATCCGGGGCGTCACCCGGCGCAGACGGCGTTCGCTGACCCGGCCAGACAAGAAGGCGATGCCGGCCCCGGACCTGATCGGCCGCGATTTCCATGCCAAGCGCCCCGGGACCAAGCTGGTGGGCGACATCACCTACCTGTCCACCGCCGAGGGCTGGCTCTACCTCGCCTGCTGGCTGGACCTGGCCACCCGCGAGGTCGTCGGCTATGCCATGGCCGACCATCACCGCGCCGAACTCGTCATCGACGCTCTCGACATGGCCCACGGCCGGGGCGGGCTGGAGCCCGACTGTGTGATCCACAGCGATCGCGGCAGCGAGTACACATCGGCCCAATTCCGCGCCCGAATCCGGGAGTTGGGGCTTCGGCAGAGCTGCGGGCGCACAGGATCATGTTTCGACAACGCTGCCGCGGAGAGCTTCTGGGCCCTGCTCAAGGAGGAGATCGGCACCCGTACCTGGCCCGACCGGGCCACCGCTCGCGCCGAGGTCTTCTCCTTCATCGAGACCTTCTATAACCGCCGCCGCCTGCGCAAGCACCGGACTTTCGGCTACCTCACCCCGGCCGAGACCAGGCAGCGGCATCAGCACACCCTCGCAGCATAA
- a CDS encoding transposase, whose protein sequence is MGSKYTKRYTEEFKRDAIALVDSSGRTVTAVARELGISSESLRGWYRRAKADRGEGESGELTSAEREELKRLRKEVREQQQTIEILKKATAFFVKENDR, encoded by the coding sequence GTGGGAAGCAAGTACACGAAGCGGTACACCGAGGAGTTCAAGCGGGACGCGATCGCGCTCGTCGATTCCTCAGGCAGAACGGTCACCGCCGTTGCCCGGGAACTCGGCATCAGCTCCGAGTCCCTGCGCGGCTGGTACCGCCGGGCGAAGGCGGACCGGGGAGAGGGCGAGTCCGGTGAGCTGACCAGCGCCGAGCGCGAGGAGCTCAAGCGGCTGCGCAAGGAGGTCCGCGAACAGCAGCAGACGATCGAGATCCTGAAAAAAGCGACGGCCTTCTTCGTGAAGGAGAACGACCGGTGA